A genomic window from Panthera tigris isolate Pti1 chromosome B4, P.tigris_Pti1_mat1.1, whole genome shotgun sequence includes:
- the LOC122240349 gene encoding 40S ribosomal protein S29-like — MLKSIGLSGDHGLVILPHCIPESKMGHQQLYWSRPRKSGEGSHSCHIYSNWHSLIWKYSLTMCHHHFRQYAKDKGFIKFD; from the coding sequence ATGTTAAAATCCATTGGTCTGTCTGGAGATCATGGGTTGGTAATTTTGCCTCACTGCATCCCAGAGAGCAAGATGGGTCACCAGCAGCTCTACTGGAGCCGTCCGAGGAAATCCGGTGAGGGTTCTCATTCTTGCCACATCTACTCAAACTGGCATAGTCTAATCTGGAAATATAGCCTCACTATGTGCCACCATCATTTCCGTCAGTATGCAAAGGATAAAGGCTTCATTAAGTTTGATTAA